One stretch of Rickettsiales bacterium DNA includes these proteins:
- a CDS encoding putative peptidoglycan glycosyltransferase FtsW has product MIIDRTKRKISANWWWTIDRYILSISLGLILLGFILTLAASPRVANRIGLEDFYFVKRQVAFILIGFVIIATTSLFSSASVRRFSVVGFLLFYILLISVEFLGAETKGAKRWINLMGISVQPSEILKPFFAVLCAWFINRGKIEEKFRGTIISFALLLAVVFFTIRQPDFGMSITFSMIWGSMLVVAGLHFIIIILIGFLGLGGGYSAYLFLPHVRKRVDSFLNPESSASENYQTFKSLQAFESGSITGVGPGQGKVKDILPDAHTDFIFSVAGEEYGVFFCLLIIGLFLTLVIMSLKRAYESKDLFIMLAITGLITQIFVQSAVNMAVAVNLIPNKGMTLPFISYGGSSMVSISFAVGMILALTRKKFGE; this is encoded by the coding sequence ATGATAATTGACAGAACAAAAAGAAAAATCTCAGCTAATTGGTGGTGGACGATTGATAGATATATATTATCAATATCCCTTGGGCTAATATTGCTAGGCTTTATATTAACACTTGCAGCAAGCCCAAGAGTTGCAAATAGAATAGGTTTGGAAGATTTCTATTTCGTAAAAAGGCAAGTTGCTTTTATATTAATAGGTTTTGTAATCATAGCTACAACATCACTATTTAGCTCTGCATCAGTTAGAAGGTTTTCAGTAGTTGGATTTTTGCTATTTTATATTTTGCTTATTTCAGTTGAGTTTTTAGGGGCGGAAACCAAAGGTGCAAAACGCTGGATAAACCTTATGGGCATTAGTGTTCAGCCATCTGAAATTCTAAAGCCATTTTTTGCGGTGCTTTGTGCTTGGTTTATAAATCGTGGTAAAATTGAAGAAAAATTTAGAGGGACAATAATTTCCTTTGCATTACTTTTGGCCGTTGTTTTCTTCACTATTAGGCAGCCAGATTTTGGTATGAGTATTACATTTTCAATGATTTGGGGTTCAATGCTTGTGGTTGCTGGACTTCATTTTATTATAATAATTTTGATAGGCTTTCTTGGTTTGGGTGGCGGATATTCTGCTTATTTATTCTTGCCACATGTTAGAAAAAGGGTGGATTCTTTCTTAAATCCTGAAAGTTCTGCCTCTGAAAATTATCAAACTTTTAAGTCGTTGCAAGCATTTGAAAGTGGCTCAATAACTGGTGTGGGGCCAGGGCAGGGGAAGGTGAAAGATATTCTGCCAGATGCCCATACAGATTTTATATTCTCAGTTGCTGGTGAAGAATATGGAGTTTTTTTCTGTTTGCTAATAATTGGCTTGTTTTTAACTTTGGTTATTATGTCTCTTAAAAGGGCTTATGAATCAAAAGATTTATTCATAATGCTAGCAATTACTGGGCTTATCACGCAGATTTTTGTGCAGAGTGCTGTTAATATGGCGGTGGCTGTGAATTTAATTCCTAATAAAGGAATGACATTACCTTTTATAAGTTATGGCGGTTCATCAATGGTTTCTATATCATTTGCAGTTGGAATGATATTAGCATTAACAAGAAAAAAATTTGGGGAATAA
- a CDS encoding response regulator: MNKWNGLNIKLIIPLVIVSLLSILFSFTSIAQSYDAHYWYKLISVLSLSILSITITAYFLVNKFVISRLNIFGEVIKKRSDGDNKSFVETSGIDEISELSKIFNKMLEAHDYHETRINEYAENIKKQAGELEIAKNVAESANNMKSDFLANMSHEIRTPMNGIIGMANLLSKTELDEEQKNYLKTIITSSENLLEIVNDILDFSKIEAGKVELEKISFDLQKLIEEVAELFLPKTQEKKLELLVRFSPKTPRYFHGDPGKIRQIFTNLISNAIKFTSEGHISIDIRNSEDDDQSKLKEDQVIIRCSVKDTGLGIPKDKQGLIFNKFDQADTSTTRKYGGTGLGLAICKQLAHMMGGEIGVYSTPGAGSNFYFTLKLTKDTTLDYNESLEKAREIIQETKILIVDDNVTSQNILLEQVESLGATFAQSNNLTKAKQLISGYLDKGIIFDIIIVSLNNIEHKIFEFPDEIRKISPNTSLIYYSSSFNKDDLEKSEKSGYISYFNKPIFFDQFKKILTFIINHKKENQKIPFINKLNYSSVIENNNNLKSIAAVDLSKLTGKDILVVEDNPVNRLVISKMLEKFAVHITCVNDGGEAVGIAKRKKFDLIFMDCQMPNMDGYEATKVIREVEKANRQEHTPIVALTANAVKGDSEKCIAAGMDDYLSKPVKIEEVEEKLNKWLGTI; this comes from the coding sequence ATGAATAAATGGAATGGATTAAATATAAAATTAATAATACCACTTGTTATAGTTAGCCTTCTTTCTATTTTATTTTCATTTACTTCTATCGCACAATCTTATGATGCACATTATTGGTATAAACTAATTTCTGTGCTTTCTTTAAGTATTTTATCAATAACTATAACTGCATATTTTTTAGTAAATAAATTTGTAATTTCACGCTTAAATATTTTTGGCGAAGTTATAAAAAAGCGATCCGATGGTGATAATAAATCTTTTGTTGAAACTTCTGGAATTGATGAAATTAGTGAGCTTTCAAAGATATTTAATAAAATGCTAGAAGCCCACGATTATCACGAAACTAGAATTAATGAATATGCTGAAAATATAAAAAAGCAGGCGGGAGAATTAGAAATAGCAAAAAATGTTGCGGAAAGTGCCAATAATATGAAATCTGACTTTTTGGCTAATATGAGTCATGAAATCCGAACGCCAATGAATGGCATTATTGGTATGGCAAATTTACTCTCTAAAACAGAACTAGATGAGGAACAAAAAAATTATCTGAAAACCATAATAACTTCTTCAGAAAACTTACTTGAAATTGTTAATGACATTCTAGATTTTTCAAAGATTGAAGCGGGCAAAGTTGAGCTTGAAAAAATCAGTTTTGACCTTCAAAAATTAATTGAAGAAGTTGCGGAATTATTCCTGCCAAAAACCCAAGAGAAAAAACTTGAATTATTAGTTAGATTTTCTCCAAAAACTCCAAGATATTTTCATGGCGACCCCGGTAAAATAAGGCAAATTTTTACAAATCTAATTTCTAATGCTATAAAATTCACCTCAGAAGGCCATATATCAATTGATATTAGAAATAGTGAAGATGATGACCAATCAAAATTAAAAGAAGATCAAGTAATAATTAGATGCTCCGTTAAAGATACTGGACTTGGAATTCCTAAAGATAAACAAGGTTTGATATTCAATAAATTTGATCAAGCCGATACTTCAACTACTAGAAAATACGGCGGAACTGGCCTTGGGCTAGCAATCTGTAAACAATTAGCACATATGATGGGCGGAGAAATTGGCGTTTATAGCACACCGGGTGCAGGTTCTAATTTCTATTTCACCTTAAAATTAACAAAAGATACCACCCTAGATTATAATGAATCCCTTGAGAAAGCTCGGGAAATCATTCAGGAAACTAAAATTTTAATTGTTGATGATAATGTTACTTCACAAAATATTCTGCTTGAACAAGTTGAAAGTTTAGGGGCAACTTTTGCACAATCAAATAATTTAACTAAGGCAAAACAGCTTATTTCTGGCTATTTAGATAAAGGAATAATTTTTGATATTATAATCGTTTCCCTTAATAATATTGAGCATAAAATTTTTGAATTTCCAGACGAGATAAGAAAAATTAGCCCAAATACAAGCCTTATCTATTATTCTTCGTCTTTTAATAAAGATGATTTAGAAAAATCAGAAAAAAGTGGTTATATATCTTATTTCAACAAGCCAATATTTTTTGATCAATTCAAAAAAATTCTTACTTTTATTATTAATCATAAGAAGGAAAATCAAAAAATCCCATTCATAAATAAGCTAAATTATAGCTCTGTTATTGAAAATAATAATAATTTGAAATCCATTGCCGCAGTTGATTTATCAAAACTCACTGGCAAAGATATTTTAGTGGTAGAGGATAACCCAGTTAATAGGCTGGTAATTTCTAAAATGCTTGAGAAATTTGCAGTTCATATAACTTGCGTTAATGATGGCGGTGAGGCAGTTGGAATTGCGAAAAGAAAGAAATTTGACTTAATATTTATGGATTGCCAAATGCCGAATATGGATGGTTATGAGGCAACCAAAGTAATTCGTGAAGTAGAGAAAGCCAATCGCCAAGAGCATACGCCAATTGTGGCACTTACTGCTAATGCAGTTAAGGGCGATTCTGAAAAATGCATTG
- a CDS encoding ATP-binding protein has protein sequence MNKEKVNPFNLTIVKFIITFSILIVIVNSVIVFYRAVYSYNKELKVAEENLIKLTRTISDHIELTFLAVDVVLRRASEKHRNNLLFGSNLSKDTINNIIYWVDETPQIAAMLIANEKGEISAIYRKQGFENWMRDKDYVSGLPFFNSHSDDVDALFIGKQDSADGNSGGFVVMSRSLSKLDGSFDGIVIAVVSANYITNFFDSIEKKRNTKIVLKHIDGREILTPQILDKKEERSAFDKAYFEAKNSVDLAQRVSLLRLQDANFSDVRVYTLFSIPSVLMQVSLIGYGNDIFRNWYDERISDIVFFFIFLLFVFVVAFFSIELARKVQRLRVSERDALAASKAKSDFLANMSHELRTPLNAIIGFSEMILNGYFGSVNSKQQERLKDILGCGNHLLSLINDVLEYSKGQAGKMEIRPEEFHINKVINESIRIFEERAKNEGISLVVDVENDMPYIFADRRKIKQILLNLISNSIKFSESGGMIEVSAKIDDKKQFVLAVKDTGIGMKEEDIPLALTAFGQVHIEKTTGGTGLGLPLCKLFAELHGGRIEIFSKEKQGTNVQIILPNKILLNNINEQKPNII, from the coding sequence ATGAATAAAGAAAAAGTAAATCCGTTTAATCTAACGATAGTTAAATTCATAATAACCTTTAGCATTCTTATTGTAATTGTAAATTCGGTTATAGTTTTTTACAGGGCAGTATATTCTTATAATAAAGAGCTGAAAGTTGCGGAAGAAAACCTTATCAAGCTCACAAGAACTATTAGTGATCATATTGAACTAACTTTTTTGGCAGTAGATGTTGTTTTAAGAAGAGCCTCAGAAAAGCATAGAAACAACCTTCTTTTTGGTAGTAACCTTAGCAAAGATACTATAAATAATATAATTTATTGGGTTGATGAAACCCCTCAAATTGCAGCGATGCTTATAGCAAATGAGAAGGGGGAAATCTCTGCAATCTATAGAAAGCAAGGCTTTGAGAATTGGATGAGAGATAAAGATTATGTTTCTGGCTTGCCTTTTTTCAACTCTCATTCAGATGATGTTGATGCACTTTTTATTGGCAAACAAGATAGTGCAGATGGTAATAGTGGGGGTTTTGTTGTGATGAGTCGGAGCCTCAGCAAACTTGATGGTAGCTTTGATGGCATTGTGATAGCGGTTGTTAGTGCAAATTATATTACAAATTTCTTTGATTCAATTGAGAAAAAACGCAATACAAAAATTGTCTTAAAGCATATTGATGGCAGGGAAATTTTAACCCCACAAATCCTTGATAAAAAAGAAGAAAGAAGTGCTTTTGATAAAGCCTATTTTGAAGCAAAAAATAGCGTAGATTTAGCCCAAAGGGTTAGCCTTCTTCGCCTGCAAGATGCTAATTTTTCAGATGTTAGAGTTTATACACTTTTCTCAATTCCAAGTGTTTTAATGCAGGTTTCGCTAATTGGCTATGGGAATGATATTTTTCGCAATTGGTATGATGAAAGAATTTCAGATATAGTTTTCTTCTTTATATTTTTGCTTTTTGTTTTTGTTGTTGCGTTTTTTTCAATTGAGCTTGCTAGAAAGGTTCAAAGGCTTAGAGTTTCTGAGCGAGATGCACTGGCTGCTAGCAAAGCAAAATCTGATTTCTTAGCAAATATGAGCCATGAGCTTAGAACCCCCCTAAATGCCATAATAGGCTTTTCTGAAATGATATTGAATGGATATTTTGGTAGCGTAAATTCAAAGCAACAAGAAAGGTTAAAAGATATTTTAGGCTGTGGCAATCACTTACTTTCACTTATCAATGATGTACTTGAATATTCCAAAGGTCAAGCCGGAAAAATGGAAATTCGCCCAGAAGAATTTCACATTAATAAAGTTATTAATGAATCAATTCGTATTTTTGAAGAGCGTGCTAAAAATGAAGGTATCAGCCTAGTTGTTGATGTTGAAAACGATATGCCTTACATTTTTGCGGATAGAAGAAAAATAAAACAAATTTTGTTAAATCTAATTTCTAATTCAATTAAATTTTCTGAAAGTGGAGGAATGATAGAAGTTTCTGCAAAAATTGATGATAAAAAACAATTTGTTCTTGCTGTTAAAGATACTGGAATTGGAATGAAGGAGGAAGATATTCCACTTGCATTAACTGCTTTTGGGCAAGTTCATATTGAAAAAACTACTGGCGGCACTGGCCTTGGACTTCCACTCTGCAAACTATTTGCTGAGCTTCACGGCGGGAGAATTGAAATTTTCAGTAAGGAAAAACAAGGAACAAATGTTCAAATTATCCTGCCTAATAAAATATTGTTAAATAACATTAATGAACAGAAGCCTAATATCATTTAA
- the murG gene encoding undecaprenyldiphospho-muramoylpentapeptide beta-N-acetylglucosaminyltransferase: MEKKINIALAAGGTGGHIFPAISLAKELKRRGYEPVIISDKRYKSYEVTSKYDIKNEILPLGHLRSGLLNKIKASIQLVFSFFKAIKILKSNNIKCVIGFGGYPSFPSVKAAQFLGIKTIIHEQNSILGRANKMLLEKVNALAISFHHTIGFEDKYKSKIYYTGNPIRPEIQALSALPYPDFNDNSKLHILVTGGSQGAKIFAKTIPNAIKLLPFEFKRRVRLDQQCRPEDLENVKRLYNEMDIDAELSTFFSDIPNRIASAHLIICRSGASSLAEASASGRPLIMVPLPNSKDNHQMVNAIAFEDIGAGIVIPQDSFTPENLALKIENFFRLPELLTNMAKSSKASGVLDADKKLCDIVEEVIKQEKLV, from the coding sequence ATGGAAAAGAAAATTAATATAGCACTTGCAGCGGGTGGAACAGGTGGGCATATATTCCCAGCAATTTCTCTTGCGAAAGAACTTAAAAGAAGGGGTTATGAGCCTGTTATTATTTCTGACAAAAGATACAAATCATATGAAGTAACCAGTAAATATGATATTAAAAATGAAATTTTGCCACTTGGGCATTTAAGATCGGGCTTACTAAATAAAATTAAAGCAAGTATTCAGCTTGTTTTTAGTTTTTTCAAGGCGATTAAAATTCTTAAATCAAACAATATAAAATGTGTTATTGGATTTGGCGGTTATCCATCTTTTCCAAGCGTTAAAGCGGCACAATTTTTAGGGATAAAAACCATAATTCACGAACAAAATTCAATTCTTGGGCGTGCTAATAAAATGCTACTTGAAAAAGTGAATGCACTTGCAATTTCATTCCATCATACAATCGGTTTTGAGGATAAATATAAATCAAAAATATATTATACAGGCAACCCAATTAGGCCGGAAATTCAGGCTTTGAGTGCCTTGCCTTATCCAGACTTCAATGATAATTCCAAACTACATATTTTGGTAACTGGTGGTTCGCAAGGGGCAAAAATCTTTGCAAAAACTATCCCAAATGCCATTAAACTACTGCCATTTGAATTTAAGCGTAGGGTTAGGCTTGATCAACAATGTCGCCCTGAAGATTTGGAAAATGTTAAGCGACTTTATAATGAAATGGATATTGACGCTGAACTTTCAACATTTTTTTCTGATATTCCAAATAGAATTGCCTCAGCACATTTAATAATTTGTAGAAGTGGTGCTTCTTCTTTAGCGGAGGCTTCGGCTTCAGGAAGGCCTTTAATAATGGTTCCGCTTCCTAATTCAAAAGATAATCACCAGATGGTTAATGCAATTGCGTTTGAAGATATTGGGGCTGGGATTGTTATTCCGCAAGATTCTTTCACCCCTGAAAATCTTGCCCTTAAAATTGAGAATTTTTTTAGGCTTCCAGAGCTTCTTACAAATATGGCGAAATCCTCTAAAGCTTCAGGTGTTTTAGACGCTGACAAAAAACTCTGCGACATAGTTGAGGAAGTTATTAAGCAGGAGAAATTGGTTTGA